Part of the Solanum pennellii chromosome 10, SPENNV200 genome is shown below.
ttgttttttattataCGACTTTTTCAGTATTGTATTAATTCCTTTTAATACTCAACATGATATATTTTAGATGCGTCGAAATTTTATTAGAAACAAACaatatttaacttatataagtttatgtatatattatctttttcaaatatcGCTTATGAAATTatactaaatatgttattattgttcttTTCGTCGGTTGCCACCAGTGCAGGATTACTAGTTTATTATGGAgtatatatgaataattaaattaacaaacATGTTAATTAGTGGTACCATTTTGTTAATGTAGCTGTCTAAATATTCGAAAATATCATAACTAtttgaccaaaaaaataatttaggcAAGTGGGTAAAAAAGTctactcaaattttaaatttatttttttttgtactaaattatttttataacttcTATATAATTACATCACCCTATCTCAAGTTTTCTGAAAACATTTGTTTTGCTAAATTAATTgatcattgaaaaaaaaatggtgCAAAAAGTTGGTTTGTACATTCTACTATTGTTCATCTTTGCTCAGTTTGCATGCATCAACTAATTTTACGAggtatttataattaatttttcatcagcgtaaaaattaaataattttatcacaaATCAACGGTTGAACAACATTTTCATTCCTGATATATTTTGGATGCTTGAAGGGTCTCACTAATACGAAGTGATTTAGAAAGATTTTTCTTTATCGATAGTAATCAATATGATAAACATAGCATTATTACCTTTTTTTTCTAGTTCGAAATTCTAATTTCGTCTTACTTTTCTCTGTCATTGAGTCTGATCAACTCGACTCTTTTTTTGTCCCCAACCTTTGATTTCATTTTGTGCTTCTTTTGTACCATCGCTTGAATGAAGACTATGAATTAAATCTAGAAAATTGATGAATTCGAAAGAAAAAACATCAAATACTTAATCTAATATATAAAGAAGTTAACttatgaaagtgataaaatgatgttatAACAAGTCATATAAAAGATTTTTGGGATAATTTACTTTTGTCTATAGACTATAAGCTAAAGAGAATAGGCTGAAATCGatgttaaatttgaatttgaaatgttgtgattttaaattaacGAAATTATATTCTTACATAAAGAGTATATATTGTCAATTGTCATATTagtatatgtatttatatgtgtcttgctttttttttttcatctttttttatatctatgtgtaattttgagttaaattaataaaactaattcgatttttatttttatttttatttcatatatgaatTGTCAGAAATTCTCAAGGAATCCATTGATGAAATTTCTATCTACGATTTAACAGCTCAGGTTCCCACTCTCTCTTGTAAAACAATCATTAATAGAGTTAATGATGAGATTAGGAGCTAATCATgcattattctaaaaaaaatgtgtaatttattaataatattatgtctcaatatgcatattttttttgttgtttaattattttatatttcaacaTGCATGTAATAAAAGAAATTGGAAAAATCTTTTTagtcataaaattttattagaatGGTATTTTACTTATGTTATTTTgtctttttgaatatttttatccttttaatcAGTGGTGGAGCCTCTATAGGGGGTTTATCCGAATCCTTATCggcagaaaattatattatttttatatggttaaaatgatttttttggtatacatagtagatgtcgaacccccTACGGCTTTTTCGTATGTCTATTTTGAACCCCTTATCGAAAATTCTGGCTCCGCCTCTGCTTTTTTAACTTTGATACTTGttaattacaaaagaaaaaaaattatttttaaataaaaaatatcataaagtaCTGGCCATTTAGCATTACCTAATtttttacccaagattatattatttaaatataccatatgttaatttatatttaaaggtgaaaaaaagtttcttaaaattattttttcaatgaaAGTACGAAAAAGTTTCATAATAAgtgatattttatatagttattAATTGTGTTCTTCTCATCATCCAACGTATCTCATCTCTTACCTTATTTTTATAGTATCACATACGATCCTTACTCACGTTACCTTTTTATGTTATTggatttaattatataaaaatatatttaaaattatatattttttactttaggTATCAAAACAGATTGATGAGAGTGACGTAGAAGTAGCAAGGAGAATGGATTTGGCAGACTATCATGATGGGCCGACGAAAGGATGACCAAAGCCCAAGAATAATTGAATGATGctacttatattaattatatatttatattaattatatatttattttatattaattagagtatatgtaaaatataactTGTTTTTTCCCCCCTTCAATTTAGTCCTTTTTCAAGcatgtaataaaaaaaataatcaattatggagttctttatatatatatataaactaaaatCACATGAGGAGAATTATAACgatacaaattaaagaaaattgaaccaaaaaaaaaaaaagaactccataattgattatttttttattacatgCTTGAAAAAGGACTAAATTGAAGGGGGGAAAAACAAGTAATATTTTACATATactctaattaatataaaataaatatataattaatatatatatatatatttatatatttatatttatatatatttatatatatttatatcaataagtgagatattagaagtttctttttTCAGATTTGTATGTGTTTCTCTCCTGGCTAGTCTGATTTCGTAATtaataataggaaaaattatatataatagcaaactaataacgtAAATTAAATAGAGTAGCTAGGATTTGATTTTATTGTCTCTATAGCAAACGTTtgcgaaaaattatcagacgcCTCTCtgccaaatatctcgctcgccgctctcctccaatctctcgctcgcttcctcactttttatacaaatacaggtgtataaaaattgtttctaattgtataaaacagagaaaattgtattaatacatataattttgttcccctctctcctctcttacagatctcgctcgccactctcccaaatctcgctcgtcaccctcgcctttctcacttatacaaacagaagcgaaatgtataaattgcgtttctgtttgtataaagcatgagaaaattttatatgcacatgcaagtacatatattttcgttctatgcacttataattatataataaaaatactcccctgcccagtttcttttacctttctctctttctcgttttatacaattttcaaattgtatctaatttctctctttctcgttttatacaattcgattcaattgtatattccttgttaagtcttttttgtatttctctctttctcattttatagaAATTCAAATTGGATATAGtcattctatacacttataataatacactttgctttttatacagttctctgcccaattgtctttctctttcttgttttatacacttcgttttatacaatttgcttcaactgtatatgtatagcgaattatacaatttctatgtttgctatagaatacaattatgcaaattttgctatagcatacaaatatgaaatttttatttgctatatgtgaaagttgcccttaataataatatgagaaaaagtattaaaaacaCTTTTAATTTAACGTGAATTGTTAATTTCGAACTTGATTACTGACAATcttgaaaatatctttttacTTGATAACTGAActtaaatatatacattatcGATCTACCACATGACATAACAAGCGGTCTCAAGATCCATAGAAGCATGagattcttaataaaaaatcataaaatttgacGAGAacttagaaatatattttacgCATGTTGCAATATCAGGGGCTTAAatacaatcaaaacatataCTGCATTTTAACAACTTAATTCTTTCTTTGTTCTTGCCATcaatttcctattttattttaatcggAGGAGCTAGAAGCCCGATTATGAATTCAAtttaacttaatatttttttttcaaataatatatttatattaaaaagtttatttaatataaaattatatgtccttttattttattatatctgTCGCCTTTAATCGAAAATATGCAAATTATATTTCCAACATACTGAGGCtaaaacatacaaataaaaaagataacgTGTTTAACGTGATCAATTTATTATGTAATTGACATCTAAGAACATGTCaaagtttttctaaaatttaaaatgaaagtgtgtgagaaaaatatttttgtgttaaaaaaaatgttaaaatattcaattaaaataaatcataatttaaatatttaaataaacaatataaatatttgaaaaaaaagtttaacCTTTTAAAAAGTTCACTTTTTTCTAGAAACTGAAAaagtattgtttttttttagtttttcttttagaaacAAAACGCCACTTTTTGTCCTTTGATTCTCTATTCTCCGGTGAAGTCCATTGCCCGGCGATCTCTTTCTCCGGCGAAATACTCAGCAATATCCTTATATCCGGCGACATCGAGTTGTAAGTTCCGGTCTGTCTCTTTCTCCTCCAGATTTTgcctttttattttctcttacgagcaaaaaaaaaaacgaaaaccTCATCCCAAATGATTCTTAGCGTTAAAATAGACGAAAAAAATTATAGATATGTTGATTCAATGTCTAATTTCGTTTGCACTGCATGAATGAAGCTTGAATTTGGATATTACGTCGTTATTTGTCATGGTTCTATAGTTGAGATCTGAGTAATAATTGCATTGAAGTTTGCTaatcaattttttgaagaaaatgaaaagaaattaagGCCGACAGAGAAATTGAAACGTACTGTAATGAATTTCTAATCATTTGTCAGATCCTTCTAATTACCATACACCACATTTTAGTTTTGCTGATAACGTCTGGGTCAATGCATCTCGACTAATTTCACGAAATACGTGTCACTTCCCATCAGCAACAGGTATCAGGTGCATCTGGtctgattttttaaaatcagaAATGGCTACGGTTAATAGTTACTGATTAAAGAAAATCTGAATAGTTGCACCAAGGGTGTGAGGCGGTGGGCTAATGGTCAATGAATTGTTTTGAGAACCATGAGGCTCCAAGAGTAATAGTATTAGGTGATGTCTTCCCATATGTCCAAACATTAGTGGATATAGTTATCTGGTACTTGTATTGATAGGAGGTAGTAGATGTTTCGTAATTTTAGTTGAGGTGCAAGCAAGCTGGCTCGGACTctatttatatgaattgaaagttTGGAAATCTAATTGTAGTTGATATCTCTAAATATCTACTTAAATCTTTAATGAGCTAGGATTTTTAGTTGTATGGGAAATACTTAATTTGCATACCTTCGTATAATCTAGTAATCCTCCAGGAAGAGTTTGCTGACCTATTGCCCACACGACTTTGGTATATGAAAAAATGAGCTAGCTTTTTCGCTTCTTAGGATTTGAACCCTCGTCGTTGTTCTAGTTCCATGGACCACTAGGATACACCTTTTTGGATGTCAGatgttttacattttaaaacaaGCAAGCACTAGGAAAGCTTCCTTTTGTGTTTACAAggtcaaaaaaagaaaagaaaaaggaagtgCACAAATTGGGTTCAAGAACACCTATAATTGAAAGTTGTAAATACTTAATCGTAAGCATTACATGATTAACTAATTGTCATTCCTAGTGGAGTCAACCTGCAATTTGGTTTTAACTCAGTGCTAAATTTTTGTTGGTAAACACTTTTCAGTTTAATAACTTAGAATGGATTTCGTAATGTTAAGCATCTTGCTTTTTTTATCTTTCCAGTCAATATCTGTGAGtgtgtttcttttcttttgaatcaaagTCAGATGAGTTATAGCTTCATCAGAAAGTAACTGTCCTTGATGTAATCAGAGAACTGATTGGATGTTTATGTGTAACTCGCTTGTTCTTTATTGATATTTCTTGCTTTCTCTTGAATTTGTGCTGCAGGTTGGTGTTTACACCTAACTAATAATGGTAGGGCACAAGAATTATTCACCTCCACCTTATATTCCTCTGGATCAGTCGGATGCAGAAGTACAACAAGTTTCTACTGCGGAAGAAATTCAACAGAGCAAAACAGATGACCATGCTCAGTGGAGTTCTGGAATCTGTGCCTGTTTTGATGATCCACAGAGCTGTACGCTACTTTCGTCCCTGTGATCTTGCTTTATGAGAAGGGAAAAAAGTGAATGAAAGGTGCATTTTTGGGTAGTAAAATAAGATTCAAGATTAATTATCCTCTTATCTTATTAGATGGAAAACATGATAAAACTCTGAGTGCACCACGATGGAAGCTATTATAAGCTAtacatttaattgattttttctcAGGCTCTATAGTGGAATGAAGTATTTACTCTGCTCTTATATGCTTCTTCGTTGAAAATTTAGCTTGAAGTTGGTATGCCCTTCAAAATGCATATTCTTACCAAATTTGCAAAACTAGTCCATAGACTTAGCAACTTAGAAGTGCCTGTactttttatgatttttggtATAACATGCTTAAGTGTGTATGACTTTAAGTGCCTTGCTAGAGTTCCTCAGAGCCCTGCATTTATAAAGGAGTATCTGAGTTTTCGTACGCTATATGTGTACACAGAACCTTGTTGGTGCTCTTTTGCTGGGACAAAAGTATACCAAAaggatatatgtatatattttatgaacaacaacatacccagtgtactGTGTAGTATAATTCCAGAGAGTTCTGGATAACAATCATGCATTTCTTTAACAGTCAACACTGCTTCCATTCTGTTTCTAGATTGTTTGCAATTCACTCCCCCTTGTCGTCTCACTGTTAGTCATTTCGTgaagtaataaataatataactgCCAGAATTTCCCGAAACTGGTTTTCAGCAGTGCCGATTGGCCTAGATCAGTCATTCCTTTCTTTCTGAACATACAATAAGATGGAAGTGTGATTGTGAAACTTCTCTTTTGAGGGTTAATTATGTgtctttattataaaatttcaacatATGTTGCTAAGCAATGGCTCTTTTGTTGTACGAAATGACATTAGATGTTGATTGACAACCTTGAGTTAGctctaatttcaaattttaagcaCAGGTTTTATTGGACTTCTTTGCCCTTGCTTTCTGTTTGGAAAAAATGCGGACTTCTTGGGGTCAGGAACCTTGATGGGATCATGTACAACTCACTTTATTTTGTGGGCTTTTTTCAACACAATTTGCTGCTTCTTAACTGAAGGCATTCTTCTGGGTTTGCCTGGTTGCTTTGTTGCATGTTATGCCTGTGGCTATCGAAAGACATTGAGATCAAAGTACAATCTTCAGGTAGTCATCTCTGTTGTTTTGCTGTTAATAGTGTACATGGATGAGAATGTGGTTTAGCATACTCTATTGATTCAACAGGAAGAATCATTTGAAAAATGAGTTAAGTTAGATTGCTTGAAAGTTTACcttcaattatattaatattgatGGGTATATTAAGTCTTTTATGATGGTAGTTTGAAGTTAACCTTTTCATTCAGACTAAAAATTAAGCAGGAGTGTCTTAGAATTCCACATATATTCTTTTGAATCGGATGTTATCCGTAGAAGCTACAAAAGATTAAAAAGTTACAATGTGTAACCGTCTCCACGGAAGAGAAGCTTATACTTTTATCTGAACAAGTAGGTGTGGGCTTCAGTTAGATAAACTATCAACTTGAAATCAGCAAAATTAGGACTCCATTCAGAAAGAGAACAGACTTTAGTTTCCTATTCTGTTTGGTTTACATTGAGATGACGTCCAAGTTAGAAATTTTAgttttgagtttgttattggATGGGTTTGCAGCATTTATAACCAGTTACCGTGAATTCTTAATTCTTCACCTTCCTCTCTTCCCATTAGCTCCTGCTCCCGTTTCTGTTCTACGATAACATTATGGTTCCATGCCTGAATGGAATGATGAAAACTGCTTGCATCAGTATTTCTGCATTTAACAATTTTGTATGTCCTGATATATATGCAGGAAGCTCCATGTGGAGATTTCGCCACACACTTTTTCTGCCACTTATGTGCCATATGCCAGGAGTACCGAGAGATCCGTGAAAGATCTGGAGATTCGAACTCATCTGATCTTAGCTTAGTAGCAGTGACAGCCCCTCAAGTTCAGAAAATGGAAACTCCTCCTGCAAACGAATAGATAGTCTGTTTCTACTGTCCGAAAAATCATTTGCTTCCCTTTTCCATTAACTAGTAGTCCCTCTTTGcattcctttatttttgttttctatcGTCCACGTCTAATATAGGTTTCTGCGCTATATGTTTCTCTTGTAATATCTAGGTTACTATAAAGGCTGGGTTGGTATATACACAAGGAGATTGCTATGGCATCTGTTTGTTAGAAAGAAGATTGTATTAAAACTTACCTTTTTGTATAAGCTCTGCAAAGAACATTATTACATAGATTGTTAGTTTAGTTATTCTTGTCACATGATGAAATAATAGTATCGAGATTAGTTATCCATGTTAGAAATAGCTTGTCAAACAGACATGCTATTGCTATTGTTATTGCTATTGCTATTGCGCGACAAGTTGTAGAGATGTGAAATTGGAGAGGCATCACTACTTGATGAGTCTTTTCTCCATGAATCCTCAACTTGAGCAGCAAACTGCAAATTCCATATTACATCTTCAATTGAGGGTATATCTTCTGTATATTGTTCTAAACACCTGCAACATATCTCTATCATCGTCTTCAATGATTCATCGGAGCACGAATTTCTAATTGCTGGATCAACCACATCCTTTCTTGACATTGCGTTTGACATTATGCTCTCTTGTAACTTCTCATAACATGAAGAGTAAAAGAGTCGGTGAGAATTCATATAGCTGATCTTAACTTACGTTAGATTGAGACATGGTTGTTGTGAAGAGTGAAAAGAAGTGTTGAATCATACCTGATTTTGTATAACTCTCACTTCATTCTTGGTATTTATCTGCTTCCCACTAATTATCTCCAATAATATTACTCCAAAATCATATACAACCAATTTTTCTTCATAATTAGCCCTGTGGATTAGTTAGAAGTAAGAAACTAATACAACttttatattagttaattatgttGATCTTCATAGTACACATGATTTAACTGAACAAGCTACTATTGGAgcctcggactcttcaaaaatgtcgatCCTTCAAAGTAGTGCATTTTGGAGGATCCGATATGTGTATggcaacatttttggagagtcgGAGCAACTTAAATTTGGAGCAGTTAGGCATACCTTATACTCTTCAGCTCCTTTACATTCTCATCCAGAATAGGCAAATTATAGCTGCAAATTTTGGCAACAAAGTTCTGATCCAACAAGATATCTGTTATCTTTATGTTATTTGAAAACACACCAGGTATATTTCCAGTATGCAAAAACTGCATTCCCCTTGCTACTCCTATAGCAGCTGCTATACGTTGTGTCCACGTTAGTCTTCCATTAGCATGTTCATCTGCAGAATCGAATAACACATTACTGTTGTACTGCAATATTGGGAGCGATATGTATAGATGTTTGTTGAGTATTTACCGGAGATCCAGCTTCTTAGGGTACCATTTGATACATACTCAAAGATGAGAAATATCCTGCTAATACTCGAATCATCCAAGTAACACTCGAAGCAGTGTCCAAGAGTGCTCACCAgatgattatgtctgagttttgACATCAATTCTATATGATGCATGGAATTCTGACTGCTATTTTTTCGTTTCGTTTGCAGGCATCTTATAGTTATGTATGAACCATCTTTCAGCTGACCTCTGTACATCtgaatccaaaaaaaaaaacagtaagTTTATGAGTCTTTAACCTCCATACTTCACTAAGTCTGTCATATAATATATGTAGTTTACTTATTTAGCTGTTACATTAGCGCAGACATGAATATCACATAAGTGTATGTATACTAATGAACTCTAGATGGATCTCGACGAAGAAGTGGTATCATACCATACTGTTTGTTATCCCCTCGTCTAAGAAAATGAACGACTAGTAACATGATAGAAGATCTTCTAAAACACGGATAAGCTATAGTTCAACATAACAGATTAAGAATTCTAAGGCAACTGAGTATGTTTGATAGGTCGCAAGGTTCTGACTCATTTGTGGTGTCGAAACAATGAAGGATGATAATACCATGAAATGTTCTCAAACGAACGTTAAGGATCTCAGTTATGACGTTAAGAAAGGAAAGCAAGGTACATGGTGATTCTTGAAAAGCACCTGATCATCAGAACTGTTGCCTATAAAAGTTGCTGCATCAAAGTTGTTTGTTGCTATCTTAAGCTCTTCTGATGAAAAGGTCCGATAAGATGGAAGACTAAGTGATCCCAGCTTCATTGTTCGAGTAACATACTCTTGTAAACGGAGAAGAAAACACAAGATGGAAAATCAGTAGTAACTAGGAATCAAAAGAAACTTCGTATATTTAGGCTTTTTTCGCCTTCCTATTGTGTATTTCGTGCACAGGTAAGCCAATGTTATCGTACTATGCTTCAAACTTCAAAGCTAAGACGGAAAGAAGAGAGGAATCTTACTTGCATCAGTGAATAACTTTGATGTATATGTAGATGCTGCATTTTCTACTATTGATCTTGTTGTTTTTCTCGGTGTAGCTATCTTTGCAAGAAATTTTCTTACTACTATAACAGTCGCGCAAACTAGCACGACTCCACCAATGATGCTACCACAAATGATCAAAGCAAGAACCAACTTTGAAACTGgtatatgtttatgatgatGAGGTAAGATACCAACAGCCAACGCCTCATTCCGACAGAAGGAAAATGGATGTTGAGTTCTGTCTCCGGTAGCTAAACAATTGTTAGAGTAACGCACGATCCTGTGCTTAGGACCAGTCAGAAGGCAACTAGGCAATCTTCCACTCAACAGGTTAGTCGATAGATCTACAAAATCTAATCCAGCATTGCATTGATTATCTTCAAAAAGCATTCCCGTTAACTTGTTTCCTGCAACGTTAAGATAAGTGATCGATGGCAAGGACAGCAAAGACGGAGGAAATGGCCCCATAAATCTGTTTGATGAAATATCCATATGTTCAAGCTGATGGTAAGATTGAACTTTCTCCAGTATTCCTGAAGTGAACTTATTGTTCCTCAACACAATGCTTTGGATTTTGCTGCTAACTTGTGGAAATTTCGGTCCAAGAGCATTATCTTCCAAGTCTAGAACTTGAAGGTTTTTAACACCACTAAGATCAGGCACATCACCAGTAAAATTATTTCTCGAAAGTGAGAG
Proteins encoded:
- the LOC107002816 gene encoding protein PLANT CADMIUM RESISTANCE 10; translation: MVGHKNYSPPPYIPLDQSDAEVQQVSTAEEIQQSKTDDHAQWSSGICACFDDPQSCFIGLLCPCFLFGKNADFLGSGTLMGSCTTHFILWAFFNTICCFLTEGILLGLPGCFVACYACGYRKTLRSKYNLQEAPCGDFATHFFCHLCAICQEYREIRERSGDSNSSDLSLVAVTAPQVQKMETPPANE
- the LOC107002815 gene encoding probable inactive leucine-rich repeat receptor-like protein kinase At3g03770, which codes for MEKHLGLKNLLVLLVLLLSISISEQLQSSSQANILSRIRNLLNYPSVLSNWNNDTDFCNTEPSSSVTVICYEGNITQLHIIGSKGASQLHNFSIDSFVTTLVELPSLKVLRLVSLGLYGPLPSKLSRLSSLEILDLSSNFFHSNIPREISSLTSLQSLILDGNKFTGRLPNGLGSLVVLAVLSVKNNSLEGRLPDMLGSLHNLRVLSLSRNNFTGDVPDLSGVKNLQVLDLEDNALGPKFPQVSSKIQSIVLRNNKFTSGILEKVQSYHQLEHMDISSNRFMGPFPPSLLSLPSITYLNVAGNKLTGMLFEDNQCNAGLDFVDLSTNLLSGRLPSCLLTGPKHRIVRYSNNCLATGDRTQHPFSFCRNEALAVGILPHHHKHIPVSKLVLALIICGSIIGGVVLVCATVIVVRKFLAKIATPRKTTRSIVENAASTYTSKLFTDAKYVTRTMKLGSLSLPSYRTFSSEELKIATNNFDAATFIGNSSDDQMYRGQLKDGSYITIRCLQTKRKNSSQNSMHHIELMSKLRHNHLVSTLGHCFECYLDDSSISRIFLIFEYVSNGTLRSWISDEHANGRLTWTQRIAAAIGVARGMQFLHTGNIPGVFSNNIKITDILLDQNFVAKICSYNLPILDENVKELKSIRANYEEKLVVYDFGVILLEIISGKQINTKNEVRVIQNQLQESIMSNAMSRKDVVDPAIRNSCSDESLKTMIEICCRCLEQYTEDIPSIEDVIWNLQFAAQVEDSWRKDSSSSDASPISHLYNLSRNSNSNNNSNSMSV